One genomic segment of Mangifera indica cultivar Alphonso chromosome 6, CATAS_Mindica_2.1, whole genome shotgun sequence includes these proteins:
- the LOC123218031 gene encoding ABC transporter B family member 9-like, which translates to MKENGESSNGNGKKKKGSEEKVAFYKLFAFADTKDVILMVVGTIGAIANGLSQPLITIIFGQLVDSFGSSNPSNVIDEVSKVAVKFLYLAVGTGVAAFLQVSCWMVTGERQAARIRGLYLKTILRQDIAFFDTETTTGEVIGRMSGDTILIQDAMGEKVGKFIQLMSTFFGGFVIAFIKGWLLSLVLLSCIPAVVIVGGIMSMMIAKMSSRGQIAYADAGNVVEQTVGAIRTVASFTGEKRAIEKYNSKLEDAYATTAHQGLASGIGLGLLMLIIFGTYGLAVWYGSKLIIEKGYSGGTVITIIFTIMTGGISLGQTSPSVNAFAAGQAAAYKMFETIKRKPSIDAYDTSGMILENIEGDIELKDVYFRYPARPEVQIFSGFSLHVPSGTTAALVGQSGSGKSTVISLLERFYDPEAGEVFIDGINIKKLQLSWIREKIGLVSQEPILFATSIKENIAYGKENATDQEIRTAIQLSNAAKFIDKLPQGLDTMVGEHGTQLSGGQKQRIAIARAILKNPKILLLDEATSALDAESEHIVQDALDKVMTNRTTVVVAHRLTTIRNADMIAVVHQGKIVEKGTHEDLIQDPEGAYSQLIRLQEGAKDGEDPRITDADKSKTSFDITDKAMSRSGSHTISMRRSVSRGSSGSQHSFGFTYGLPGPVDVYETNDDVEGRTEKVNEKQQKVSIRRLAYLNKPEIPVLLIGSAGAIVHGVIFPVFGLLLSSSIKMFYEPPHELRKHSRFWAILYVGLGFITLLAVPLQNYFFGVAGGKLIQRIRALTFEKVVHQQISWFDDPANSSGAIGARLSTDASQVRSIVGDALALIVQNIATITAGLVIAFIANWMLALIILAVSPLILMQGFLQTKFLKGFSADAKLMYEEASQVANDAVGSIRTVASFCAEKKVMDLYQKKCNAPMKQGVHLGLVSGGGFGFSFFALYCTNAFCFYIGSVLVDHGKATFGEVFKVFFALTISAIGISQSSALAPDRAKAKDSAASIYEILDSKPKIDSSSSEGLTPTSVHGDIELQHVSFKYPTRPDVQIFRDLSLSIPSGKTVALVGESGSGKSTVISLIERFYDPDSGCVLLDNIDIKKVKISWLRQQMGLVSQEPILFNETIRANIAYGKLGDATEDEIIAATKAANAHNFIAALPNGYDTNVGERGVQLSGGQKQRIAIARAILKNPKILLLDEATSALDAESERVVQDALDSVMVNRTTVVVAHRLTTIKNADIIAVVKNGAIAEKGRHESLMKITDGAYASLVALHMSAT; encoded by the exons ATGAAGGAAAATGGAGAATCGTCGAATGGTaatgggaagaagaagaaaggatcGGAGGAGAAGGTGGCATTCTATAAGCTGTTTGCGTTTGCTGATACAAAGGATGTCATTTTGATGGTGGTGGGAACGATTGGTGCTATTGCTAATGGACTCTCGCAGCCGCTCATCACCATTATTTTCGGCCAGCTCGTCGACTCATTCGGCTCCAGTAATCCTTCCAATGTTATTGATGAAGTTTCAAAG GTAGCAGTGAAGTTTTTGTATTTGGCTGTGGGCACAGGCGTAGCTGCATTTTTAC AGGTGTCATGTTGGATGGTGACCGGAGAGAGGCAGGCGGCGAGAATTCGAGGCCTTTACTTGAAAACAATATTGAGACAAGACATTGCCTTCTTTGACACTGAAACAACAACAGGAGAAGTCATTGGAAGAATGTCTGGAGACACAATCCTTATTCAAGATGCCATGGGAGAAAAG GTGGGGAAGTTTATTCAGCTTATGTCAACATTTTTCGGAGGCTTTGTAATTGCTTTTATCAAAGGATGGCTTCTTTCTCTAGTTTTGCTCTCATGCATTCCTGCTGTAGTAATTGTTGGCGGAATCATGTCGATGATGATAGCGAAAATGTCAAGCCGCGGACAAATTGCCTATGCAGATGCGGGAAATGTTGTGGAGCAGACGGTTGGAGCCATTAGAACA GTTGCATCCTTCACTGGGGAGAAGCGGGCAATAGAGAAGTATAACAGCAAACTCGAAGATGCTTATGCCACTACAGCACATCAGGGACTGGCCTCAGGCATAGGACTTGGCTTACTCATGCTCATTATCTTTGGAACTTATGGACTTGCCGTATGGTATGGGTCCAAACTGATCATTGAGAAAGGATATAGTGGAGGAACTGTAATTACTATCATATTTACAATCATGACCGGAGGAAT ATCATTGGGGCAAACATCCCCCAGTGTGAATGCCTTTGCAGCAGGGCAAGCTGCTGCATATAAGatgtttgaaacaataaaacgCAAACCAAGCATCGATGCATACGACACCAGTGGGATGATCTTGGAGAACATTGAGGGTGATATTGAACTAAAAGATGTTTATTTTAGATACCCTGCCAGACCAGAAGTGCAGATCTTTTCGGGCTTCTCATTGCATGTTCCAAGCGGTACAACAGCAGCTTTAGTGGGGCAAAGTGGAAGCGGCAAGTCAACAGTCATCAGCCTTCTGGAGAGATTCTATGATCCTGAAGCTGGCGAAGTATTTATAGATGGTATTAATATAAAGAAGTTGCAGCTCAGCTGGATAAGAGAGAAGATTGGTCTAGTTAGTCAGGAACCTATTCTATTTGCAACCAGTATAAAAGAGAACATAGCATATGGGAAAGAAAATGCAACTGATCAAGAGATAAGAACAGCAATTCAGCTCTCTAATGCTGCAAAATTTATTGACAAGCTGCCCCAG GGGCTTGACACAATGGTGGGTGAGCATGGAACTCAGCTATCTGGTGGACAAAAGCAAAGGATTGCAATTGCAAGGGCCATTTTAAAGAATCCAAAAATTCTTCTTCTTGATGAGGCTACAAGTGCACTGGATGCTGAGTCTGAACACATTGTCCAAGATGCTTTGGATAAAGTTATGACAAATCGGACAACTGTGGTAGTTGCACATCGTTTGACAACTATTAGAAATGCTGACATGATTGCAGTGGTACATCAAGGGAAGATTGTGGAGAAAG GAACTCATGAAGATTTGATCCAAGATCCTGAGGGGGCTTACTCTCAGCTGATTCGCCTGCAAGAAGGAGCCAAAGATGGTGAAGATCCTCGAATCACTGATGCAGATAAGTCAAAAACAAGTTTTGATATTACAGACAAGGCGATGTCACGGTCTGGAAGCCATACAATTTCTATGAGAAGATCGGTGAGCAGAGGTTCATCAGGTAGCCAACACTCCTTTGGTTTTACCTATGGTCTTCCTGGCCCTGTTGATGTGTATGAGACCAATGACGATGTGGAAGGGAGAACTGAAAAGGTGAATGAGAAGCAACAGAAAGTTTCAATCCGAAGACTGGCCTATTTGAACAAACCTGAGATTCCAGTTTTGTTGATTGGATCAGCAGGTGCAATAGTACATGGTGTAATCTTTCCCGTATTTGGTCTTTTACTCTCATCATCCATTAAGATGTTCTATGAACCCCCACATGAGCTAAGGAAACATTCCAGGTTTTGGGCAATTCTGTATGTGGGTTTAGGATTTATTACTCTGCTAGCTGTGCCCTTACAAAATTACTTCTTTGGAGTTGCTGGAGGTAAACTGATTCAACGAATCCGTGCCTTGACGTTTGAGAAAGTTGTGCATCAGCAAATCAGCTGGTTTGATGATCCTGCAAATTCAAG TGGTGCGATTGGTGCAAGGTTATCGACCGATGCCTCTCAAGTTCGTAGCATAGTTGGGGATGCATTAGCCCTAATTGTTCAGAACATAGCCACAATCACAGCAGGGCTTGTCATAGCCTTTATTGCTAACTGGATGTTGGCTCTTATTATTTTAGCAGTATCTCCATTGATTTTAATGCAAGGATTCCTTCAAACAAAGTTTCTCAAGGGCTTCAGTGCAGACGCGAAG CTGATGTATGAGGAAGCCAGTCAAGTGGCCAATGATGCAGTTGGGAGTATCAGAACTGTTGCCTCATTCTGTGCAGAAAAGAAGGTAATGGATTTGTACCAAAAGAAATGCAATGCCCCCATGAAACAGGGAGTCCACCTAGGACTTGTAAGCGGTGGAGGATTCggcttttctttctttgcaCTCTACTGCACAAATGCCTTCTGCTTCTACATCGGATCGGTACTTGTGGACCACGGAAAAGCAACATTTGGGGAAGTCTTCAAG GTTTTCTTCGCATTGACAATTTCAGCCATTGGTATCTCTCAATCCAGTGCTTTGGCTCCGGACAGAGCCAAAGCCAAGGATTCAGCAGCTTCTATATATGAAATTCTTGACAGCAAGCCTAAAATTGACTCAAGCAGCAGTGAGGGCTTGACACCCACAAGTGTACATGGTGATATTGAACTCCAACACGTCAGTTTCAAATATCCAACAAGGCCAGATGTTCAAATATTCAGAGATTTGTCCTTGAGCATCCCTTCTGGAAAG ACTGTTGCCCTTGTTGGAGAGAGTGGCAGTGGAAAGTCAACTGTAATAAGCCTTATAGAGAGATTTTATGATCCTGATTCTGGCTGTGTATTGCTGGACAATATCGATATCAAGAAGGTGAAAATAAGTTGGTTGAGGCAACAAATGGGGTTGGTGAGTCAAGAGCCAATACTTTTCAATGAAACCATCCGTGCGAACATAGCCTATGGCAAACTTGGAGATGCTACTGAAGACGAGATCATTGCAGCAACAAAAGCAGCAAATGCCCACAACTTCATCGCTGCATTGCCAAATGGCTATGACACCAATGTAGGCGAAAGAGGAGTGCAACTTTCAGGAGGGCAGAAGCAAAGGATCGCCATCGCAAGAGCTATATTAAAGAATCCCAAAATTCTTCTACTGGATGAGGCGACCAGTGCATTGGACGCTGAATCAGAACGCGTGGTACAAGATGCATTAGACAGTGTGATGGTTAATAGAACAACTGTAGTTGTTGCTCATCGTCTCACAACGATTAAAAACGCAGACATAATTGCAGTAGTGAAAAATGGTGCGATTGCAGAGAAAGGGAGGCACGAGTCACTGATGAAAATCACTGATGGGGCTTATGCATCTTTGGTGGCACTTCACATGAGTGCTACATAA
- the LOC123219194 gene encoding ABC transporter B family member 9-like, producing MMVVAHQGMLVEKGTHEQLIKDPEGGYLQLVRLQEGAKESEDDRGSTGNETDTIFGVPDKSMTRSGSSRRISPSIGSSGSRHSYSFKSAYETKEED from the exons ATGATGGTTGTGGCGCATCAGGGAATGTTGGTGGAGAAAG GAACTCATGAGCAGTTGATAAAAGATCCAGAGGGGGGTTACTTGCAGCTGGTTCGCCTGCAAGAAGGAGCTAAAGAATCTGAAGATGATAGAGGTAGTACTGGAAATGAGACTGATACAATTTTTGGTGTACCTGATAAATCCATGACAAGGTCTGGAAGCTCTAGGAGGATATCACCAAGTATAGGTTCATCAGGTAGCCGACACTCCTATAGTTTCAAAAGTGCATACGAGACCAAAGAGGAAGACTAG